The genome window TTTATGACAGtcgctgcaacgcaggggcttaatactagtgtATTATAAAAAAGCAAAACATCGGTTACATGCAAAAGAATGTATTGGGTGTGTGTATATTTATATTTCATTTGGTACTCGTAACCTTtgtatttttaataataataataataatagtaataatagtaataataataataataataataattgcaACTTCCTAAAAATATTACCTTCGCAATCATTTTTGAGAATATTTTACCATAATACTCTTTTTTAACGGCTAAAAGTTACACTTAGACCGTCTGGTATACTCTAACACCCATAGGTATTAATCCTACTTGGCATCCGTTAACACTTGTCATACTAACGCTTGTCATACCGCTCCTGGAGAGTGTTATGGGGCATTAAAAATTTCACGTATTAAGATGTTAACTAGGAGAGAGAGTGAGGGAATCAAGTATAGGAACATTTGCACACACACAACAtgctatatatatgtattttaattaatttaagggCGTTATGGGGGTTAAACCAATTCCTTGAGGTGAAGTGAAAGAGGGTCAAGTGGATAACGTAGCGCCTACGTGTAGTTAAGGGGCGTGAAAGAATACCCCATGGCCTTATCCATGACCTTCTCCTATTTAATGCGATATAAGTATGATGTTAATTAGTTATTACATTTACCATTTTGGATTGATTTTAGTTATTTATGaacattaaattaaattaatgcACATTATTTTGGATTGATTTTAACTATTTATGAACATAAAATTAAATTAATACACCTTGCTACATATTATAAAATGTTACATTTCGACCGTTGGACCCAACGACCGTCTATAAATAGTCACCATCTCATATACATTTGCATCAAACCAATTTCTCTTCACATTTCTTCATTCAATCACTCACATTCTCACTTTCACTCTCACAATTCTCTCCAGCAAATTTCCAACATCTAAAAAAATGGCCTCATTTGGTGCACTCAAAGTCGCAATTGTCGCGCTATTTGTTCTAGCCATCTCCTCCACCACTGTTGTTGCTAGAGAATACGTCGAGTTTTCACCCGCGCCTGCTCCCATGGAGGCCGGATCTGCGGTTTCAATGACTCTTTCGATGGTGTTTGTTGCCGCTTCGATATTGATTTCAGTTGCCGGTATCATGTTCCATTAGAGATGGTGAAGTGTTGAGAGTTGAGAGTGATGATTTGGTTTTGTGGTTGATTGTGGTGTTCTCTTTAATTCTTTTTGTCTTTTGGCCCTAATATCTAATCAgggtttattattttattttatgctgTTGCTACTATTGAATTTATTATGAATCATATTTATTTTCCATTGTGTTTGACCCTTTTTTTATTGAATTTGTGTTATAATCTTATAATAACAGTAATAGGCTAAAAATTAACAAATtccattatatatttttattattagcttcAAACGATGAAGTCCTTGAAggaaaaaaaaagacaaaaacaaaATGATATAATTTACAACTGCTTAAAAGTTGATATTCATatcttgtttttttctttttttttttttttttttttttgagaaacgAGAACTTCATTAACACACCGAACCCGAAAACCGGGACggcaaaaaacaaacaaaaaaaacttacatattaacaaatttacaccaatccccCCCAAACACAAGAACCCTTCTTTGCCCTATGTTTATACCAAAAATAACTAGCCGATCTAACTTCACTAAAAATATCTTCAACTCCGCTTCTCTTCCCACTGAATCTAAGATCATTTCTTGCCTTCCATAAAAACCAACAGGAAACGATAATGATACCTTTTAACGCCTCTTTCTCCGACGCCCTCCTATGCTCATGTTCGTGAATGGCAAGCAAATCTCGGATAGAAAAAACAAAGAAATTCCTAACCCGACACGACAGGGTAATCCTTTCCCATAACCCTAAAGCCAGCGGACAAGCCGTGAAAATGTGCTCAACCGAATCCGAGCCGGAACCACAACAGTTACACATATCATCATCGAGCATCACACCCCTCCTAACCAAAGCATCCACTGTCGGAATCCTATCCATCTCCGCACGCCACACTAGGATGTTACATTTGAGAGGGACCCATTTACACCAATCAAAAACATAGTGATTACTGTAATCATTTATCGAATCGATGGACTTCTTAACAGTCGCAACTGAGAAAACTTCCGAAACATTACCGACCCACTCCCACTTATCCGGCCTGTTAGACAGACTAACAGCACGAAGGGCTGCAGAAAGGATATCCCATTCAAATCTTTCGGTTGCGGACACCGGGTCATTTTTCCACAGCCATAAACCTTCCCCTTCAAGTCTATCACGAACACTACATGACTTTACAACCTCAAGATGAAAGAGGGCTGGAAACTTGAATTTCAAAGGAACTTCAAATAACCAAGGATCCAACCAAAACAGAATGCTATCCCCACTGCCCACCACTCCTGTAAAAAGGTTACTAATCGCTAAACCATCCAACATGGGGCGATTGAGAGTAGACACAATGCTCCTCCAAAAATAAGTTAGAAGACTTTCGAGAACGGAACGAATCAGCGTCAACCTCCCACCAAAGAAAAGACGATATTCATATCTTGTTAATTTTTGGAATCTTTAAGGTATAATTTACCttatttatttagaaaacattttaaatcaaaattaatttaatttttcttgatttttgaaGTGTCCCCGTGATattaatgaaatattgtgttaATTGGATGGAATCTTTAAGGTATAATTTACCTCATTTAATTAGAAACCTGTTAAATcataatttatataatttttcTTGATTCTTAAAGTGTCCCCGTGATattaatgaaatattgtgttaTTGAAAGCGTATTTTTTTACACACAAATGGGAAAATGAATATGGTGATTTAATCTAactataaattattattttttcttttcaTAGAAGAGCTAGTTAAAATGTGACATTTTATACTGAACTAGTTAAAATGTGACAAAAGTATTTAATTTTTAATCAATTTACAATCGATATGTATATTTTAACATAATAAACTATACAAAAACTTATTGTAAAATATAAATAGATAGGTTTGTATTTACACCAACTTTAGCTTGAAAACGTGGTTGCCTAGCCTGACTCGGTGTGTTGtcagttttaattgttttttagcGGGGATGGTCCAAAAAACCGACTTCAAGACAATCTGATCTCATTGCCTATGTTCAGTTAACTTTTT of Helianthus annuus cultivar XRQ/B chromosome 1, HanXRQr2.0-SUNRISE, whole genome shotgun sequence contains these proteins:
- the LOC110901380 gene encoding uncharacterized protein LOC110901380, which encodes MLDGLAISNLFTGVVGSGDSILFWLDPWLFEVPLKFKFPALFHLEVVKSCSVRDRLEGEGLWLWKNDPVSATERFEWDILSAALRAVSLSNRPDKWEWVGNVSEVFSVATVKKSIDSINDYSNHYVFDWCKWVPLKCNILVWRAEMDRIPTVDALVRRGVMLDDDMCNCCGSGSDSVEHIFTACPLALGLWERITLSCRVRNFFVFSIRDLLAIHEHEHRRASEKEALKGIIIVSCWFLWKARNDLRFSGKRSGVEDIFSEVRSASYFWYKHRAKKGSCVWGGLV